One part of the Hippoglossus hippoglossus isolate fHipHip1 chromosome 11, fHipHip1.pri, whole genome shotgun sequence genome encodes these proteins:
- the cibar1 gene encoding protein FAM92A isoform X2, with product MSRTPDARARDNQTKQIQENITNVEKHFGEMCQLFAGYVRKTARLRDKADLLVREISLYADTETPNLKRGMKQYADHLAKIQDYRQAEVERLEAKVIEPLKSYGAVVKRKREDLKTTQSAREREAKQMAQLERTRQRNPSDRQIISQAESELQRATMDATRTTRQLEETIDEFEKQKIRDIKKVFGEFMTVEMSFHAKALEVYTLAYQSIQSVDEEEDLEQQRASIRQTRGEGEEEEEDNDEDEDESDEDEEDSEDED from the exons ATGAGTCGGACTCCGGACGCGAGAGCGAG GGACAACCAGACAAAACAGATCCAGGAGAACATCACCAATGTGGAGAAACACTTTGGAGAGATGTGCCAGCTGTTTGCCGGTTACGTGCGTAAGACAGCCAGGCTACGGGACAAGGCCGACCTTCTGGTTCGGGAAATCAGCCTGTACGCAGACACTGAAACGCCAAATCTGAAGAGGGGTATGAAGCAGTACGCTGACCACCTGGCCAAGATCCAAGACTACCGCCAAGCTGAG GTGGAAAGACTTGAAGCCAAAGTCATAGAGCCACTGAAGAGTTATGGAGCTGTTGTGAAACGCAAAAGG GAGGATCTGAAGACGACTCAAagtgccagagagagagaagccaaaCAGATGGCTCAGCTCGAGAGGACCAGACAGAGGAACCcctcagacagacagatcaTT TCTCAG GCTGAAAGTGAGCTCCAGAGAGCCACCATGGACGCCACGCGGACAACCAGGCAGCTGGAGGAGACCATAGATGAGTTTGAGAAGCAGAAGATCCGGGACATCAAG AAAGTATTCGGTGAGTTTATGACAGTGGAGATGTCGTTCCATGCCAAGGCCTTGGAGGTCTACACTTTGGCCTACCAGAGCATTCAGAGcgtggatgaggaggaggacctGGAG CAACAAAGAGCTTCCATTCGGCAAACAAGAGGtgagggtgaggaagaggaagaggacaacGACGAGGACGAAGACGAGTCTGACGAGGACGAAGAGGACTCAGAGGATGAGGATTAA
- the cibar1 gene encoding protein FAM92A isoform X1 — translation MSRTPDARARDNQTKQIQENITNVEKHFGEMCQLFAGYVRKTARLRDKADLLVREISLYADTETPNLKRGMKQYADHLAKIQDYRQAEVERLEAKVIEPLKSYGAVVKRKREDLKTTQSAREREAKQMAQLERTRQRNPSDRQIISQAESELQRATMDATRTTRQLEETIDEFEKQKIRDIKKVFGEFMTVEMSFHAKALEVYTLAYQSIQSVDEEEDLEVFRNSLHPPDYQSRLDIVRANSKTSLDQTGSFLSTSGTLQQQRASIRQTRGEGEEEEEDNDEDEDESDEDEEDSEDED, via the exons ATGAGTCGGACTCCGGACGCGAGAGCGAG GGACAACCAGACAAAACAGATCCAGGAGAACATCACCAATGTGGAGAAACACTTTGGAGAGATGTGCCAGCTGTTTGCCGGTTACGTGCGTAAGACAGCCAGGCTACGGGACAAGGCCGACCTTCTGGTTCGGGAAATCAGCCTGTACGCAGACACTGAAACGCCAAATCTGAAGAGGGGTATGAAGCAGTACGCTGACCACCTGGCCAAGATCCAAGACTACCGCCAAGCTGAG GTGGAAAGACTTGAAGCCAAAGTCATAGAGCCACTGAAGAGTTATGGAGCTGTTGTGAAACGCAAAAGG GAGGATCTGAAGACGACTCAAagtgccagagagagagaagccaaaCAGATGGCTCAGCTCGAGAGGACCAGACAGAGGAACCcctcagacagacagatcaTT TCTCAG GCTGAAAGTGAGCTCCAGAGAGCCACCATGGACGCCACGCGGACAACCAGGCAGCTGGAGGAGACCATAGATGAGTTTGAGAAGCAGAAGATCCGGGACATCAAG AAAGTATTCGGTGAGTTTATGACAGTGGAGATGTCGTTCCATGCCAAGGCCTTGGAGGTCTACACTTTGGCCTACCAGAGCATTCAGAGcgtggatgaggaggaggacctGGAG GTGTTCAGGAACTCACTGCACCCCCCTGACTACCAGTCACGCTTAGACATAGTGCGAGCAAATTCCAAAACGTCCCTCGATCAGACCGGCTCCTTCCTGAGCACATCAGGAACCTTACAG CAACAAAGAGCTTCCATTCGGCAAACAAGAGGtgagggtgaggaagaggaagaggacaacGACGAGGACGAAGACGAGTCTGACGAGGACGAAGAGGACTCAGAGGATGAGGATTAA